One Citricoccus sp. K5 DNA window includes the following coding sequences:
- a CDS encoding Rv2175c family DNA-binding protein, with translation MNTAAGNNAASQEPTLEDLVQDWEFLPDLAEKWDIPVTRVHNMVSEGRLLTAKVGERHARAIPALFLVEDGPLEPLKGTISVLRDARFSDEEAIRWLYTPDESLPGRPIDALREGRKTEIRRRAQALAW, from the coding sequence GTGAATACCGCCGCAGGCAACAACGCCGCATCGCAGGAGCCGACGCTCGAAGACCTGGTGCAGGACTGGGAGTTCCTTCCCGACCTGGCCGAGAAATGGGACATCCCGGTCACCCGGGTCCACAACATGGTCAGTGAGGGACGATTGCTGACCGCCAAGGTCGGTGAACGTCACGCCCGCGCCATTCCGGCGCTCTTCCTGGTGGAGGACGGGCCCCTGGAGCCGCTGAAGGGGACCATCTCGGTCCTCAGGGACGCCAGGTTCTCGGATGAAGAGGCCATTCGATGGCTCTACACTCCGGACGAGTCCCTCCCGGGCCGCCCGATCGACGCGTTGCGGGAGGGCCGCAAGACGGAGATTCGCCGGAGGGCGCAGGCCCTGGCCTGGTAG
- the dinB gene encoding DNA polymerase IV, producing MTDRRTLTSAETGGSDGSWDAVILHVDMDAFFLSVELLDHPELAGIPSLVAHRGGRSVVLSASYEARAFGVRSAMPLAHAQALCPGVAVVEPRHERYVSASSDVMRILESFTPTLEQLSIDEAFLDVSGARRRLGSPARIGALIREQVRERTGLPCTVGAAATKSVAKIASTRAKPDGLVVVPPERTRAYLDPLPVSALWGVGPVLRQRLVAAGLTTVADLAAQAPQRMERWLGVQGPALLKLARGIDPRPVTPERETKSLGVEKTFEQDVRDPAELHRHLVALAHEGAIRLRRAGFRAGAVSVKVKAPDLSVKTRTMTLTTPVDSAGPLAEAAGSLLAGLMDGQRMPVRLLGIRAERLSGADEVVQEALLWEDESAPADWSEADRVADDIRRKFPQAALKPATLVERNTPESGPAPRKDIR from the coding sequence ATGACAGACCGCAGGACCCTGACGTCCGCCGAGACCGGCGGATCGGATGGTTCCTGGGACGCCGTGATCCTGCACGTGGACATGGATGCCTTCTTCCTATCGGTGGAGTTGCTCGACCACCCGGAGCTGGCGGGAATCCCCTCGCTCGTCGCACACCGCGGCGGCCGATCGGTGGTCCTGTCCGCCTCCTACGAGGCGCGCGCCTTCGGAGTCCGCTCGGCCATGCCGCTAGCGCACGCCCAGGCGCTGTGCCCGGGCGTTGCCGTGGTGGAACCCCGGCACGAACGCTATGTCTCGGCATCCTCTGACGTGATGCGGATCCTGGAATCGTTCACGCCGACACTGGAACAGCTCAGCATTGACGAGGCCTTCCTGGATGTCTCCGGGGCACGACGCCGGCTTGGTTCGCCCGCGCGGATCGGCGCCCTGATCCGGGAGCAGGTCCGTGAACGGACGGGGCTGCCCTGCACCGTTGGCGCGGCGGCTACCAAATCCGTGGCCAAGATCGCCTCCACGCGGGCCAAGCCGGATGGTCTCGTGGTGGTCCCGCCGGAGCGGACCCGCGCCTACCTGGATCCTCTGCCGGTCTCCGCCCTCTGGGGTGTGGGTCCGGTCCTGCGCCAGCGACTGGTGGCGGCCGGCCTCACCACGGTGGCTGATCTGGCAGCCCAGGCCCCACAGCGGATGGAACGGTGGCTCGGAGTCCAGGGGCCGGCCCTGCTGAAGCTGGCCCGGGGGATCGATCCCCGCCCCGTCACGCCCGAGCGGGAGACCAAGAGCCTGGGTGTGGAGAAGACGTTCGAGCAAGATGTGCGCGACCCGGCCGAGCTCCACCGGCACCTGGTCGCCCTGGCCCATGAGGGTGCCATCCGACTGCGCCGGGCCGGCTTCCGTGCGGGGGCGGTCAGCGTCAAGGTCAAGGCGCCGGACCTGTCCGTGAAGACACGCACCATGACTCTGACGACGCCGGTGGACTCCGCCGGTCCCCTCGCTGAGGCGGCTGGATCTCTCCTGGCCGGGCTCATGGACGGCCAACGGATGCCGGTCCGGTTGTTGGGGATCCGCGCGGAGCGATTGTCCGGTGCCGACGAGGTGGTGCAGGAGGCCTTGTTGTGGGAGGACGAGAGCGCCCCGGCAGACTGGTCCGAGGCGGATCGGGTGGCCGATGACATCCGCCGCAAATTCCCCCAAGCGGCGTTGAAGCCCGCCACCCTGGTGGAGCGGAACACGCCGGAATCGGGGCCGGCCCCGCGCAAGGATATTCGCTGA
- a CDS encoding polyprenyl synthetase family protein, protein MPFPSSVPQTTDADRESAFVQAVGVRLVELLDGYHGRAAAISDSATPLVESIAGLVRGGKRMRAVLSWWGWQGAGGNPDDPLILDAAVALELFQAAALIHDDILDRSDTRRGAPSIHRAFEARHQQAGWRQDPGHFGVSAAVLTGDLCLSLSEEVFASAADASTNPAGARGLFNEMRFEVMAGQYLDILDEVEVPGQDPAEALQRARTVLRFKSARYSVVHPLGLGGILSGADGDMLEHYGRFSAPLGEAFQLQDDLLGVFGDPEVTGKPAGDDLREGKRTELVAHALDLLTPSQVAEVEAALGDPDLTPEAVSRIQTLLESGGARARVESEVLDLGDASLAALAEAPMDQGAKVGLERLARQILDRKR, encoded by the coding sequence GTGCCCTTCCCCTCTTCTGTCCCCCAGACCACTGATGCCGACCGCGAGTCGGCCTTCGTCCAGGCCGTAGGGGTTCGCCTGGTCGAGCTGTTGGACGGGTACCATGGCCGCGCTGCGGCGATCTCCGACTCCGCCACCCCTTTGGTGGAGTCGATCGCCGGACTCGTCCGCGGTGGGAAAAGGATGCGGGCCGTGTTGTCCTGGTGGGGATGGCAGGGTGCCGGCGGCAACCCCGATGATCCGCTCATCCTGGATGCGGCCGTGGCACTCGAGTTGTTCCAGGCCGCGGCCCTGATCCATGACGACATCCTTGACCGGTCCGACACCCGTCGGGGAGCCCCCAGCATCCACCGTGCCTTCGAAGCCCGGCACCAGCAGGCGGGTTGGCGGCAGGACCCGGGCCATTTCGGCGTGTCCGCCGCCGTCCTGACCGGCGACCTGTGCCTGTCCCTCAGCGAGGAGGTGTTCGCCTCCGCCGCCGATGCCTCCACGAACCCGGCGGGCGCACGAGGCCTGTTCAACGAGATGCGGTTCGAGGTCATGGCCGGCCAGTACCTGGACATCCTCGACGAGGTCGAGGTGCCGGGCCAGGACCCGGCCGAGGCCCTCCAGCGGGCTCGCACGGTCCTGCGGTTCAAGTCCGCCCGGTACTCCGTGGTCCACCCGCTGGGCCTGGGTGGGATCCTGTCCGGCGCCGACGGGGACATGCTGGAGCACTATGGCCGGTTCTCCGCGCCTCTGGGTGAGGCGTTCCAATTGCAGGACGACCTGCTCGGGGTCTTCGGAGACCCCGAGGTGACCGGGAAGCCGGCCGGGGACGATCTGCGCGAGGGGAAGCGCACCGAACTGGTGGCACACGCCCTCGACCTGCTCACCCCCAGCCAGGTGGCGGAAGTGGAGGCAGCGTTGGGCGATCCGGACTTGACCCCTGAGGCCGTGTCCCGGATCCAGACGCTGCTGGAATCAGGAGGCGCACGTGCCCGGGTGGAGAGTGAGGTCCTCGATCTCGGTGATGCTTCTCTGGCCGCCCTCGCCGAAGCTCCCATGGACCAGGGCGCCAAGGTGGGACTGGAGCGATTGGCCCGGCAGATCCTGGACCGGAAGCGCTAG
- a CDS encoding DUF3040 domain-containing protein: MPLSEREQKLLEQLEQQLNAEDPHFATSMSESGTSRFSTTRLVAGAVTAAVGLGALLWGVSQQFIWLGIIGFIVMAAGVYVATSRSRQAAGGRGHGSAAAAAKKNSPFMANLEQRWEERRNQEP; the protein is encoded by the coding sequence ATGCCGTTGTCTGAGCGGGAGCAGAAGCTCCTTGAGCAGCTGGAACAACAGCTGAATGCAGAGGACCCGCACTTTGCCACGAGCATGAGTGAATCGGGTACCTCTCGTTTTTCGACCACCCGATTGGTGGCCGGCGCGGTGACCGCGGCGGTAGGACTCGGCGCCCTTCTATGGGGTGTCTCCCAACAGTTCATCTGGTTGGGCATCATCGGATTCATTGTCATGGCGGCCGGGGTCTACGTCGCTACGAGCCGTTCACGGCAGGCCGCGGGCGGACGGGGTCATGGATCCGCCGCCGCCGCCGCCAAGAAGAACTCGCCCTTTATGGCAAATCTGGAGCAACGGTGGGAGGAACGTCGCAACCAGGAACCATGA